The sequence below is a genomic window from Emys orbicularis isolate rEmyOrb1 chromosome 25, rEmyOrb1.hap1, whole genome shotgun sequence.
ctctttcccagacctggacgGACAATATGGGAAAGGCTGGTGAAATGAAACTGAAATACTTTGATGGAGAAGATTATACATGTATCACTTTCCAACCTGATCTGTCTAAGTTTAAAATGACAAGTCTGGACAAGGACATTGTGGCACTGATGTCGCGAAGAGCATATGATATTGCTGGGTGCACAAAAGATGTCAAAGTCTTCCTAAATGGAAAGAGGCTGCCCGTGAGTGACTGTTCCAAAAATATTAATTCCTATATGTTTCCCTTCCACTTAAGCTGTGAGATTTTTGTCTAGATAATGCAAAAACTTAAAAATATTATTCAATGTGGGAATGGAGTTCACGGGTGACTCTTCCGTGTACTCTGAGCAGGAGCATTTGAACCTGTTGTCAACAAGCTGCCTGCATTTATCTCTGCAGGTGAAAGGATTCCGTAGTTATGTGGACCTCTACGTGAAGGACAAGGTAGATGAAACTGGTAATGCACTTAAAGTTATCCATGAGGAGGCAAATAATCGCTGGGAggtgtgtttaactttaagtgaAAAAGGCTTCCAGCAAGTTAGCTTTGTCAACAGAATCGCCACCACAAAGGTAACTTTCCTTTACCACATTTAGACTAGCTAATGGTGGGTTTTGTTACTAATTTTGTTGTCTATCGTGGCATTTTTCATATATATAAACAATGAAAAATCGTTAATTTGCCTAATATGCAAAGGCTATATCTAGTTGCAATGCATATGGCTGGTGACTAAAACATACAAAATAGTTTTACCCTTTCCCTGAAGCTTGAGCTCATATTTGGTCCTTTCTCTCTAGGGTGGCAGGCATGTTGACTATGTAGCTGACCAGATTGTAAATAAACTCATTGAAGTTGTGAAGAAGAAGAACAAAGGTGGAGTTGGAGTGAAGCCATTTCAGGTACAATCTCACGATTTGCATGGTGGAAAAACAAACTGCAATGCTACTGTGAACTGAAACAGCAATCTGTAGGATATTTGTTACATTCATTTGATCACTGATAaacccagctttttttttttttactaagttAGGAAATACTGCAGGTAAAGTGCATTAAATATAGAAGTCGGAGTTTCCGGTTTTAGTGAGCTATCTGCTCTTTATTCAGCACCTGGGAAACATAGCTTTGGCTGACACCTCTGGAGTCAGAACACAATAATGTGTTTAGGGCAGTGTAGGGTGCACAGTGTATACAATGTATTTCAGTTTTAGTGTGCCCAGTTAGAATTGAACTGCACTAGGAAAATGACTTGCTGGGAGAATATCTGTGTAGCAAAACAGCCAGTGATTTTCTTGACAATCCTAACAAATATAAAATCAATCATGAGTGTTCACTGGCTGTCTCACCTACTCTAATCTTAATTGGTACTGCTGTGAAAATGCCTGTTAATTCTGTTCAATCCTAGACATCTagtaatgtttttttctttaaattctttACCGATTGGTAGTTGAGCAgattttacatttcagtgtgtaatGCTGGCAGATAATTTCAGGAAGCAGCTGAGAGCGACACTAGTAGAATGAGATGCGTTTGTATGAGTTTGTCATGATTGTTAAATTTAATTTCAGGTGAAGAACCACATGTGGGTTTTTGTGAACTCCTTGATTGAGAACCCAACCTTTGACTCTCAGACTAAGGAAAATATGACTCTGCAGGCAAAGAACTTTGGCTCAACTTGCAAACTGAGTGAAAAATTTATCAAAGGTGTAAGTATTACAGTGCAGCAATTACATGCCAGCTAGAGGCATCTGTGAAATTGCCTCTTAAATTGAGTGTGGTGAATATAGTACATATGAACTAATTTCAGTTTAAACAGTGAAAAGAATATAATATATCATGTCATGGTTAAGACAACTTCCACAATTGGCTCTTCTGTATTGCAGGCAGTCAGCTGTGGTATTGTGGAAAGTATCCTAAACTGGGTAAAGTTTAAAGCTCAGAACCAGCTGAATAAGAAGTGCTCAGCTGTGAAACACACCAGGATTAAGGGAATTCCTAAACTGGATGATGCCAATGATGCTGGTAAATGTTTTAGACCATTTCTAAGCACAGTCATTTCATTCAAGCACAGTAGCAAAGTCTTTATTGCAAACAAGAGAGAAAAACTGTTTCCTATCCAGTCATCAGCTACAGGAAATTATTTAAACTGAGAACAGAAAAATTGTGTGAAATGTAGTTTATATTAAATTTTCTCTTCTTGAAATCATTGACTTTGGCAACAAGTGCCAACTGCTGTCCAACTAAATCAATGTGCATGTTAAAATTACTCATTCCACAAATAGCACGTTTCCTAAAAGTGTGTAAATTCTGACTTGACTTTTTTAATCAAGATGTTGATGAGAAATGAATTGCTTTTCTAGGTAGTAAGAATTCCACAGACTGTACACTTATCCTGACAGAAGGGGACTCAGCCAAAACACTGGCTGTTTCTGGTCTGGGAGTGGTTGGGAGAGACAGATATGGAGTGTTCCCCCTTCGTGGAAAAATGCTCAACGTACGAGAAGCCTCTCATAAACAGGTTCGTGGGAATGCCTTTGGAAACAACTACTTCCTAAAGACATGGCATGCTTTAAGTGTAGTGAAATATGCTCTGAGCTGAGACTCTTACACTCTAGGTGGAAACCTAGTGTAATGTAACTATAGTAATGGCAtcttaaataaatatttgagGCTATTCTCACCATCAGCCTGTCTTGCTGATTAAGGAGCAGCATTGACAGATTTAGAAAGTGAGTCCTATCTAGTGCTTTGCCTGAAGGATAGTAGCTGTGATCTGGAGTGTGAAATCTGTTTGAAACGTCTTAGAGTAATTTAAGCGCTAGACATCAGTTTGAACAATAGTACATTTCAAAACAGAGGAAAGAGACTCAATGAGAAAACAGCACAATCAGCAGGGCCTGCCTGACCCAGAgccttttcctttgtttttctgaatTACATGAACTATGATGTGTGTTCTGGAAAGTAAGTCCTTGTTTGGTGCAATCTTTTTTCAGATAATGGAAAATGCTGAAATCAACAATATCATCAAGATTGTGGGTTTGCAGTATAAGAAGAACTATGACGATCAAGAATCGCTGAAGACCCTTCGCTATGGAAAAATTATGATTATGACAGATCAGGTTAGGTTCACTTAAAGATCAATATTTCTAAAATTAGAAAAAATTACTAAATGACAAGAGAAAATATGGCTAGCAGATAAAGCAGGGTGGGTCTGCATTGCTCCCATGAGCACTGTTTTACCTGACTCTGGTAAAAGACCATGTGTTCTTATCACACTCTCTTAACATCTTCCACTTTGTCCTGGGGCCACCATACTTCCTTCTCCTAACATGGAACAAAATAAAGCAGTGGGAAGTATctccaccctctgctgctgctctgtagtGCTGAGCTCTGTGCCAGGCAGATTGGGAAGTCTGGAAAGAGACTAGCCCCTGGATGCACCCTGTGGCCAAGAATGGTCCTTCAGCATTTTCCCCATTTCTTGGTTAAGTTCCATGCTAAAATCTGGAAATCATAGTCTGCTTTCCAAATAGTCACACAGGTTGGTTTCCGTGAGCCGGATCCCGGGAAATGCTgagattcaatgggagttgagggtgctaaGCATTGCCCAAGGATTGGATCCTATACTGCTAAGTTGAGGAGCAGTTGCTTTCCAGCATGCCTCTGTTAAAATCTGCCTTCTGAAAAAACTGTTTCAGGATCAAGATGGTTCCCATATCAAAGGCTTGTTGATTAACTTCATCCATCACAACTGGCCATCTCTTCTAAGGCACCGTTTTCTGGAGGAATTTATTACTCCCATCATAAAGGTAAAAGGCTTCCTAGATAGTAATCTAAACAAGTAGAGGAAAGTGTTAGTCTGGAGCGACATGTGGTTTCACAATCATAATTTTCATTCCCTCTAGGTTtcaaaaaacaaggaggagtttTCATTCTACAGCATCCCTGAGTTTGAAGATTGGAAAAACAATACTCCAAATCACAAATCCTGGAAAACCAAATACTACAAAGGTTTGTCATAAACCCTGTGTGGTAGTGCTTGGAGGCCAAGTAAGAACTCTCTCATTAACAGATAAATATATACATGAGTGAAATATAAGTGCTCTAATATAGCACAATAAACCACTCTGGAGATGTGCAAAGGCAAGCCCCTAAAAACCTATGTTAAATGGGGTGTCACTTAGTCTGTTTGTTCAGAAAAATACCTCTCCAAATGCAGCCATGATCCTACAGGTATCCATTCTTCAAGTGTCAGTCCTATCTGTTTAGTTCACTGGATTTAGTCTGGCTGTCCACAGTGCAGAGCCAGTAGAGATTTGGAAGTGAGATCCATTTCCTTCGGCTCTACTGATGGCAGTGCACGCTGAATTCTGATTCCAGAATCTTTTAATGCCAGTTGCCTGATGCAGAACACGGCTGGCTGATCAGAAATTAGCTTCAGCCTGCAATAATAGCTTTTGGTATTTGTGGAAGTCATTGATAGACTGAATGTAGAACTTttctgtgtgtgaccttctgcttaACCCTTGGATTTCATGATACCTTACATTTGTGCACAAGTACCTTGCATTTCAAAGGTAGTTTGTTTTCATAAAGGCATCTTTGCAGCATGTCATCAAAAGTTTACAGGATATACCACGGAAGTTAAAGACTTgctgaaatatttctttaaacTGTAGCTTAATTTGTGCAAGATGTTATTTGGACTCACTGGTATTGGCTCTGCAGGTTTGGGTACCAGCACATCAAAAGAGGCTAAAGAGTACTTTGCAGATATGGCAAGACATCGAATTGGCTTCAAGTATTCTGGCCCGGAAGATGATGCTGCGATCACCCTGGTAACTAGGAAAACCTGAATGAATTACTGACTTGTTACTACTTTTAGTATTCTGTTACTTAGTGTGCTGTGGTATTTTCTGTTAACATGGTCTGAGGCCTTTGCGCATGAGACAAAGTATCTTTGTTAACACTTCCTTGTTAACCTGCTCcatgccagtcatgattttatagacctctatcatatccctccttagtagtcttttttccaagctgagaagttcctcattattaatctcttctcacatggaagctgttccatatccctaatcatttttgttgctcttttctgtaccttttccaattccaatatttttttttttgagatggggcagccAGATCTGCACatggtattcaagatgtgggcgtaccatggatttatacagaggcaatatgatattttctgtattattatttatgccTTCAAGCTTTTAGTTAGGATTAAGAGTAAGTTACTGCATTTGCTATGCTGTTAAGCCAGCCTGTTTAGCAAGTGTTGGGCTTTTTTCTTCTGGTTCAGGCCCTCCTGCATACTGCTTTCATTAACAAGAGTAGTCCCCTGCGGGGAGGCCCAGTAGAGATGGTCTTAAACTTGACTCTTCATTTTGTGAATTTACAGGCCTTTAGCAAGAAGAAGATCGAGGAACGGAAGGAATGGCTGACTAATTTCATGGAAGGCAGAAGACAACGGAAGCTACATGGTCTGCCAGAGGTGAATGGTTTTAAATACATTGAGGAACGCAGTTTCCTGTCTTTCCCTTTCCCCAGGGCTGAGTGCAGTTTCATTTTGGTATATTAGAACAGTGTATAATATAGGTTCAGGGAGCTGGCCAGTAGGAGATAGGACAATTACAgatgccctgccccctcctctcaGCTGGTTTGTGTAGACTCAATCTCAACTGACCAGTGATTAAGTTGATTTGACATAGAACACTTTATAAATAGAGAAGTGGTAAATTAAACTGGATTGTGGGAAGTGGAATTTCATTTTTATAGTGATGGCAGGAAGCATTTGAAAATGGCAGCACTACAGTTGGATTCAACTAGCTATATAAAACAGACTTTTGTTGTAGCAAGGCCATCTTGCTATGACAGAAGATGTGGGTACGAGCTCTTTAAGGCAAAGTTAAATCTTTTTTTGTCCTTAGGATTTTGTATATGGGAAATCCACTAGTTATCTGACATACAATGACTTCATTCACAAAGAGCTGGTCCTGTTCTCAAACTCCGATAATGAGAGATCCATTCCGTCCCTGGTTGATGGTAAGTTACTCCTAGATGGTGCGGTTTTTAGTATGTTCTGCCAAGAACTTAGTATTTGAATGCCTGCATGACTATAAGGGAAGCAATATATAGTCTGTTGGCTTGAGTTCAGGACTGAGAGTCGGGAGTTCTGGGTTCTGGTCTCAGATcggcagctgatttttttttatatccatGGGccagtctgtctgtctttctcacTATAAAATGATGACTAATACCCAcctcttggggggggggtaagTGCATAAATAACTTTGGGGGCCTTAGCTGAAAGACACGGTAAGTGCACAGTATTGTAATGGTCACTAAGGCAAATGTCATTTTCCCAATAAAGGTTTGAAACCAGGTCAAAGGAAGGTTCTGTTCACGTGTTTCAAAAGAAATGACAAGCGGGAAGTGAAGGTTGCTCAGTTGGCTGGTTCTGTAGCCGAGATGTCCTCCTACCATCATGGTGAGGTAAGAACCTACCCTGCACAATATTGAGGGGAAACTCTTGACTCCATACTCAAGAAactcctagcacagtggggaaaTAGTGGAGGTAAAACTCCCAAACAGAATGGATACAAGTTAGTTGGCTTGGTTTTTGTGCATTAGACTCTGAATGTAACCCTAGGTTGTTGGATCAGTCTACCCTGCTTGGGTATTCTGTCAAGTGCTGCCTCCATAAACTGTGCTAGTAACAACCAAGTGTGTTGTAAAAGTGATACATGTaggctgagatttttttcaaacgtGCCTAATTTtcattaaagtgaatgggaatTGGGCACTGAAATCCGCTAGGTGGCTTTGAGAATTTCAGCCTTAGTGCCTTGCAGCTGGTCAATGGCAAAGTGTACTGGTGCTAGTCACAGAGGAGGATGTCCATCCTGCTTTCCTGTTGGGCAGGGTGGGGATTAAACAGGCATTCCTAGAATGAGTGAGGGGTTTTGACAGATGTTGCAGGGCAATCTAGGAAGTTTCCTCTGCCTCCTCAACTTGGGACAGAATAAAGGAATGTCTGTTCCTAAGGATCTGAGATTTAAGTTTTGATAGTGGGAATCAGATATCTTGTTTCATCAGTTTCCATTCTTATTGGCTTGACTCTACCACGCTCACCTTCCATGCTAGTCTTGCCTTTCCATCAAGTCCATGACTTGATCATGCAACTCTGTCCTTTTCAATTTTGCACTGTATGGTTTCAATTTATGTTTTCATTGCAGGCATCACTGATGATGACCATTATTAATTTGGCTCAGAACTTTGTGGGAAGCAATAACCTCAACCTGCTACAGCCCATTGGTCAGTTCGGTACCAGGCTGCATGGTGGAAAAGACTCTGCCAGCCCTCGATACATCTTCACAATGCTCAGGTCAGTAGTAATGGCTTGTCAGATTAGCATTTGGCGTGACTTAGATGGCTGCATTTGAAGATTGGACAGCAAGCACCTAGAATGAGAGACAATGATCAGAAGACATTCCTTTTTTAGCTCTGACATCAGAGCCTGTTCTTGCTACCCTTAACACTTCTTGCTTTTACTCCTATCCCTTTTGTTAGGTGTCAGCATCCAAGTGAGACTTGGAATCACACTTATTTGGATTCGAATCAGTTACACTTTGCTATTGCTTTCACACAGGAGTGAGATGAAACAGGGATGAGAGCAGGAGAGAGGAACAAGAACTGAGGAGCAGTTAAGAAATGAGGCTGTGCTTGTAGAGTTAAGCATAGAGTCCTTGTGGAGGTGCAGTTGTCTCTCTGACCCTGTAACACCTTctgttacactgttgtaaatgtGTTCCTTGAGTTCATACATGATTGTTGCATTGACGCAAGATACCCTGTGGAACATGAAATCTTCCCAGGACTTCTGAATTTTGTACAGATCTTCTACATCTGGCCTGAGGTTCTGGAATTACTCATTTGGTCGTTTCTATTTTCTAAACACAAGAACTTAGGCCCAAATCCTCTCGTCCTTTCTAGTTCATTGGCGCGGTTGATCTTCCCTGCAACGGATGACAGTGTTCTGAGGTTCCTGTATGATGACAACCAGCGCGTAGAGCCAGAGTGGTACATGCCTATCATTCCTCTGGTACTAATAAACGGAGCAGAAGGTATTGGCACTGGCTGGTCCTCTAGGATCCCCAACTTTGATATCCGAGAAGTTGTGAATAATATTCGCCTCCTGATGGATGGAGAAGAGCCCTTGCCAATGGTAAATAGATCCATTAGGAAATCAATTACAGCTCAGTCTTAAGATTCTCCACCAAATATTGGCGCATTTATCAAAGTATAAGCTGAACCCAGTGTTCTTTACTATTTAGCTTCCTAGTTACAAGAACTTCAAGGGTACAATAGATGAACTGGGACCAAATCAATACCTGATAAATGGGGAAGTGTCTATCCTGGATTCGACAACCATTGAGATCTCAGAGCTTCCAATCAGAACATGGACACAGGTAGGAAATACTAAATTGTCCCCAGGAAAGTATCTTTTGTCCCATAAAACAAAAAAGGGGATGGTTAGTGTTCACAGCTTTGCTGCCTGGGAGAATGTAGAGTTGACTTGATTTAATTCTTTCCTTAGACCTATAAAGAGCAGGTGCTGGAGCCCATGTTGAATGGCACTGAGAAGACTCCACCACTAATAACGGACTATAGAGAATATCACACAGACACCACGGTCAAGTTCATAGTGAAGATGAGTGAACAAAAACTggctgaggcagaggcagctgggctgCATAAGGTCTTCAAACTCCAAACAAATCTCACCTGCAACTCCATGGTACGTGCCAGCTCTCTGCAGACATGGTACGTGCCAGCTCTCTGCAGACATGGTACGTGCCAGCTCTCTGCAGACATGGTACGTGCCAGCTCTCTGCAAACAGATTATCACAAGGAGTCTCTGATTTAAAGGAGTTTAATATCCTACCGGATGGAACCCATTCACTTCATTTTTCTACCTTGCTCTTATGTTGCTATCTTAAAGTGCCATTCCATAAATACTGTATCTTTGGAAAGTCAGGGTGTACCCTGGGATATCCTGGGCAGCGTACGGTGGTGTGGATTTGGTTGTCAGACTAGAGGTGATCCTACCATATTGTATAATCCACTGGAGGCTCCCATACTGTAACAATGCCAGCACTGACATTAGCATTACATGATGGGGGGTGACAATGTAATGTCATGATGCAACAGTTAGATCCCAAAGGGCAAAGTTTTAACCTTCAAACAGCCCCATGGGCCTGTAGTATTTTTCTAGGAGCTTTGAAATCCTAAAACTGCCTCTCCTGGTTGGTGACttatacagaatcatagaacagttgggctgggagggacctcaaaggtcatctagtccagtagttttcaaactttttttttctggcgacccagttgaagaaaattgttgatgcctgtgacccaatggagctggggatgaggggtttggggtatgggaggggctcaggtctggggcagagggttggggtgggggcagcgcatggagccccatgCGCCCcgccctccgcctaggagccagatctgcttccggggcgcagtgcaGTGTCAGAataggtaggaactagcctgtcttagctgggcagcaccgccaacgggacttttaacagcgCGGTTGGTGGTGCTGACAGGAGCCGTCGCAACCCACTGCCTTACattccgcaacccagtactgggtcgcgacccgcagtttgaaaaccactaatCTAGTCTATCCCGCACggtgaggcaggattaagtatacctaggccatccctgataGGCCTGCGTGCAAGCTGGCGTAGTTTGTATAATGACTGATGTTTTGATTTGCTATGTTAATTATAAGACAAATGTGCCCCTCAGTGTAATTCAGTAGTTTTGAATGTCATCTTCCAGTCATAACTAAGGCTTTATCCTCTGCCCCAGGTTCTCTTTGACTCTGTAGGCTTTCTCAAGAAGTATGAGACTCCTCTGGATATTCTCAGAGAATTCTTTGACCTCCGACTCCAGTATTATAGTTTGAGAAAAGAGTGGCTTACAGGAATGCTGGGTGCAGAGTCTGCAAAACTCAACAACCAGGCTCGCTTCATCCTGGAGAAAATTGAGGGCATAATAGTGATCGGTATGTAGTCTCTGTGGTGGCTTTGGGTTCTAGTCAAATGTCCTTTTTAAAGCCAGTAGACAGGCTCAGTGCTCTCCTGAGGTCTCTTATCTATTCAACTTGCCTTTAATAACTCATGCCGGAGCTATCCTCCCTTTTTGATGAAATGCCACAGGAAGCCGCTTCAGTCTGCTTAGTCTTACTGAACAGAGGATTCCAGTATGCAGTACTCAAAATAGGATGTTACATAACTTTTGGATTGTTTATTCTGTTCAGAGGTTGAAAGATTTTCCAGCAATTGTTTAGCAAAAACAGCCCACCAACTTCTGACCTAGTTGGGTTAAAATTGAGCCGGGGGGAAGTGGTAATATTTGCTTTTCTGTTTCTAGTTGGAGCGGATGATTCTTGAGCCCAAGTTTTTTTCCCTGTATTTCCATGTTATATTCTGACTGGACTTACATTTGGAATCCTGGGGAGATTCAACAGCATTTGGGAGAATTGTGAGCTGGGAACAGAAAACAGCTCTTCCGGGTCTCCCAAAACTCAAACCTCGACCAACTTTGCCATCTCTATCCAAAAGGATGTACTTTAGTGTGTGAACGTAACCAAATCCACTGAAAATGTACATAGATGCATTTTCCTAAAGAGCAATGCTTCCGAGTTTGTATCTAGAACCAGCCTTGTTAAATGGTTTTCTCCTCCCCTGAAATGCACCAAATACAAATATGCAAAGTGCTCAGGCAGATGCCCTTAATGAGCATTGTAGCAACTTGGCAGCCTGACAACTCTTCATGATCAGCCAGGGCTCTATATTTTAATACAGCTGCAGGCTCATTTCACGTATTACTCTGGCTCCTTTGTGGTGATGTTTGCAGTAGGGATGGAGAGACTATTTCGTAGAGCCCTGTGGGATGCTGAGCTGGTACAATCACGTTGAGCTAGTCTTTGACTCTTATCTGTGCCATCAGTGCTGGCCCAGGATCTTTCCCAACTTTATgatttcatggatcagtaaatgGTAAATGTAATGCCCATTCTCAGCCAGTGCAACACAAACTTCAGGGTTTCATTAACTGAAATGTCTGTTTACAGAAAACAAGCCCAAGAAGGAGTTAATTCAGGTCCTTATCCAGAGAGGGTATGAATCTGATCCTGTGAAGGCCTGGAAAGAATCTCAGCAGAAGGTAACTTTTCTGTCTAGTATCTGAAGCCCTCCCAAGGATTTAAAAGCAGAAGTCACCAGAGGAATGAGCTGTTCCTTTCTAGCACATAGGTTTAACTAGCCTGTTTGTTAGTGCGTGGGATCCTTTGGGGAAAGCGAAACCAAACACAAGTTTTGTATTTCGTTCTGAAGATGATGAGGCCTCTTTCATTCTTGTTTCTTGTGGCACTGAGTTCCAtagtctaaggctacatctacactacaggggggggtcgatttaagatacgcaaattcagctacgcgaatagcgtagctgaattagacgtatcgcagctgacttaccccgctgtgaggacggcggcaaaatcgacctccgcggcttcccgtcaacggctcttactcccaccttcgctggtggagtaagagcgtcgattcggggatcgattgtcgacgcgataaatcgatccccgagaggtcgatttctacccgccgattccggcgggtagtgtagaccaggcctaagtccagCTGAGAAAGTTGTCTCAGAGCACAGTCCTCCTCTTTCTAGGGAAACTTATTTATAGAAGTTGAGTATCTAAATCTCTCTGTAGggtgcagaagaggaagagagtgaCAATGAGCAGGATAAGGACTCTGCTGCAGTCTCCGGCCCAGACTTCAACTACCTGCTAAACATGCCTCTCTGGTACCTGACTAAAGAGAAGAAAGATGAGCTCTGCAAGCAGAGAGATAACAAAGTATGCTGCTTGGTTCTGTTCTTCCAAAGCTAGAAAGTGAAGTGGTGTTTAAATTCAAATGAGCAACTAATGTTTTCTGATTGGCTCATTCTAGGAAACGGAGCTGGAAAATCTGAAACGTAAGAGTCCCTCAGATCTGTGGAAGGAAGACCTGGCTGCCTTTATTGAAGAACTTGAGGTATGTTGATGTTCAGTGCAGACAGCTATAAGATCTTGATCTGCTTTGTTTCCATCACAGAAACCTAAAGAATATAACTTGAATGTGCCATATGAGCCTGATCTCTCCCTAGCAGAGGTGTAGGCCCCAGCCTTATCCATCTTGCTGGGTAAGACAGggtgtccctgccctggggcaaaGAGCTGGAACCAGCAGAGAGTCCAGCGAGGAACAGTGGCTGTTGGAAGGCAATGAGATGGGACTTTGGGACAGGTGAGGGAATGCCAGAGCTATGAAGTAGTAAGGGAAGGCCTGGAGCAGAGAGCTTGTTGGAAGAGGATACTGCAGCCAGGAAGATGAGCCTGAGTGGTCAGACCATGTCCAGACTGTAGTCAATACATGTGCAGCTTTGTACTGACCTGGCCTTTGTCCAGTTCAGTTCTGGTTGCTCTGCTGTACTTTTTTACCAATTCCTTCTATTCTCAGAGTAACTGGAACTGCAGCTGTGGCTTAAATAGTCCCTTGCAAATAGACACGTCTGTGGAAGCTTCACGTCCTCAGATGATAGGAAATGCACCATAGAGTCATTCGAGTCTAGAGTCATTCACCGAGTATCTGCAAAGGGTTGTTTTTCTTGGTAGAACAGGCATATTTTCCTTAAGCTAACTGGTTTGGTTTTTTACAATCACCTCTGCAGGCTGTGGAAGCCAGAGAAAAACAGGATGAGCTGGGTGGGAGAGCTGGCAAAGCTCTCAAAGGGAAAGGGGGGAAACTAAAGGTGAAGAAGCTGCAACTGGCTGAAGTTTTGCCCTCGCCACATGGCAGAAGAGTTATCCCTCGAGTTACTGCAGAGATGAAGGCAGATGCAGAAAAGAAgactaaaaagaaaataaaggtaaAACAAAACACTTGAAAGGACTCTTAGTTGGGATCCTTCTTCATGCAGCCTTCCCTTTGAAATTGCAATTTTGGGTAGGTGAACATGACCTTGCACAGCAGAAGCCTGCTACGCTTCTGTGCAGAGGTTATGGGTAAGCTTGGATGATGCTCTCCAGGCCAGCAGAGAACAGAACCTGTCCCTGGAATCATTGGAAGACGTGTTTGAACTGGTGTGTTCCACTGAATAGGAACCCTGTAAGAGACCAGTG
It includes:
- the TOP2A gene encoding DNA topoisomerase 2-alpha; translated protein: MELDESLSPLRPVNENRRAGHGKEAAAKKRLSVERIYQKKTQLEHILLRPDTYIGSVEFVTQQMWVYDEDEGLSCRDVTFVPGLYKIFDEILVNAADNKQRDKNMSCIKITIDPENNTISVWNNGKGIPVVEHKVEKVYVPALIFGQLLTSSNYDDDEKKVTGGRNGYGAKLCNIFSTKFTVETACREYKKLFKQTWTDNMGKAGEMKLKYFDGEDYTCITFQPDLSKFKMTSLDKDIVALMSRRAYDIAGCTKDVKVFLNGKRLPVKGFRSYVDLYVKDKVDETGNALKVIHEEANNRWEVCLTLSEKGFQQVSFVNRIATTKGGRHVDYVADQIVNKLIEVVKKKNKGGVGVKPFQVKNHMWVFVNSLIENPTFDSQTKENMTLQAKNFGSTCKLSEKFIKGAVSCGIVESILNWVKFKAQNQLNKKCSAVKHTRIKGIPKLDDANDAGSKNSTDCTLILTEGDSAKTLAVSGLGVVGRDRYGVFPLRGKMLNVREASHKQIMENAEINNIIKIVGLQYKKNYDDQESLKTLRYGKIMIMTDQDQDGSHIKGLLINFIHHNWPSLLRHRFLEEFITPIIKVSKNKEEFSFYSIPEFEDWKNNTPNHKSWKTKYYKGLGTSTSKEAKEYFADMARHRIGFKYSGPEDDAAITLAFSKKKIEERKEWLTNFMEGRRQRKLHGLPEDFVYGKSTSYLTYNDFIHKELVLFSNSDNERSIPSLVDGLKPGQRKVLFTCFKRNDKREVKVAQLAGSVAEMSSYHHGEASLMMTIINLAQNFVGSNNLNLLQPIGQFGTRLHGGKDSASPRYIFTMLSSLARLIFPATDDSVLRFLYDDNQRVEPEWYMPIIPLVLINGAEGIGTGWSSRIPNFDIREVVNNIRLLMDGEEPLPMLPSYKNFKGTIDELGPNQYLINGEVSILDSTTIEISELPIRTWTQTYKEQVLEPMLNGTEKTPPLITDYREYHTDTTVKFIVKMSEQKLAEAEAAGLHKVFKLQTNLTCNSMVLFDSVGFLKKYETPLDILREFFDLRLQYYSLRKEWLTGMLGAESAKLNNQARFILEKIEGIIVIENKPKKELIQVLIQRGYESDPVKAWKESQQKGAEEEESDNEQDKDSAAVSGPDFNYLLNMPLWYLTKEKKDELCKQRDNKETELENLKRKSPSDLWKEDLAAFIEELEAVEAREKQDELGGRAGKALKGKGGKLKVKKLQLAEVLPSPHGRRVIPRVTAEMKADAEKKTKKKIKTEKMELEEDQEGNSSEDKKPANLKQRLVKKFKTEPGTKKQSTLPFKPIKKEKKRNPWSDSESDSECDSEVAPPRERPIRQTAAKNNYTLDSDSDLTDADGNPQSQEVSEEDLVSETYSPGKSAPEARGPPKKTSEKAAKEESKPQQVQSAISIQIQDTDSENLSQTSSAPSVSAPLGKPGKAAPRKPAAGKKTTSAAKDTQPSIMDVLAKKKAAPKSSKTATAKAGSSDSSIDIAPCKKPAPAKGKKTTTKRKPASDSDSDSDFGSKPPKSFTVKKSKVEDESFHIDLESHLDSPVAPAPCTRPGRARKPIHYLEESEEEEMF